The following coding sequences are from one Lepisosteus oculatus isolate fLepOcu1 chromosome 19, fLepOcu1.hap2, whole genome shotgun sequence window:
- the dnaja3a gene encoding dnaJ heat shock protein family (Hsp40) member A3a isoform X2, which produces MSPAFGLRMLAQLRACAARCFSRPCALRCLCQSWYMMMASPAVRCSSRWIFVAVSAGQRRGCSRFARAHTETLRPVPALSASQYRPGGGGGPGHVLTLRALAGVRSPSVIPAPAFHTSASASNKQDYYQVLGVSRSATQKEIKKAYYQLAKKYHPDTNKDDPQAKEKFAQLAEAYEVLSDDVKRKQYDTYGAAGFDPGQAGAGSQQYWRGGTSMDPEELFRKIFGEFSGSSFGNFNSIFEQPQEYVMELTFTQAAKGVNKEISVNIEDSCQRCDGKGNEPGTKLQHCHYCNGTGMETINTGPFVMRSTCRRCGGRGSVMTTPCVVCRGTGQTKQRRTVKVPVPAGVEDGQTVRMSVGKKEIFITFRVQKSPVFRRDGADIHSDLFISVSQAILGGTARAQGLYETVNIAIPPGTQGDQRIRLSGKGIPRVNSYGYGDHYVHIKIRVPKNLTDRQRALLVSFAEDETDVEGTVNGITNTAAGKRYTGN; this is translated from the exons ATGTCCCCTGCGTTTGGACTGCGCATGCTCGCCCAGCTCCGCGCATGCGCGGCCCGTTGCTTTTCCCGGCCATGCGCTTTGCGCTGCCTCTGTCAGTCCTGGTACATGATGATGGCGTCTCCTGCGGTCCGGTGCTCCTCACGCTGGATCTTCGTGGCCGTCTCCGCCGGGCAGCGTCGGGGCTGCTCGCGGTTCGCCCGCGCCCATACGGAGACATTGCGTCCCGTTCCTGCCTTGAGTGCATCGCAGTATCGTCCCGGGGGCGGCGGAGGGCCCGGCCACGTCCTGACATTGAGAGCATTAGCAG GAGTGAGGAGCCCCAGTGTCATCCCTGCCCCCGCCTTCCACACCAGCGCCTCTGCGTCAAACAAGCAGGACTACTACCAAGTGCTGGGGGTGTCCCGGTCGGCCACGCAGAAGGAGATCAAAAAGGCTTATTACCAG CTTGCTAAGAAGTACCATCCTGACACAAACAAGGATGACCCCCAGGCCAAGGAGAAGTTTGCCCAGCTGGCGGAAGCTTATGAG GTGCTGAGTGACGACGTGAAGAGGAAGCAGTACGACACCTACGGCGCAGCCGGGTTCGACCCAGGGCAGGCGGGAGCGGGCAGCCAGCAGTACTGGCGCGGCGGGACCAGCATGGACCCCGAGGAGCTCTTCCGCAAGATCTTCGGGGAGTTCTCCGGCTCCAGCTTCGGGAACTTCAACTCCATCTTCGAGCAGCCCCAGGAG TACGTCATGGAGCTGACGTTCACCCAGGCGGCCAAGGGGGTGAACAAGGAGATCTCCGTCAACATTGAGGATTCGTGCCAGCGCTGTGACGGCAAGGGCAACGAGCCGGGCACCAAGCTGCAGCACTGCCACTACTGCAACGGCACTGGCATG GAGACGATAAACACGGGCCCCTTCGTGATGCGCTCCACCTGTCGGCGCTGCGGGGGGCGGGGCTCTGTGATGACCACGCCTTGCGTGGTGTGCCGGGGGACGGGCCAGACGAAGCAGAGGCGCACGGTGAAGGTGCCCGTGCCTGCAG GGGTGGAGGATGGCCAGACTGTCCGGATGTCCGTGGGGAAGAAAGAGATCTTCATCACTTTCCGG GTCCAGAAGAGCCCGGTGTTCCGGAGGGACGGAGCCGACatccactccgacctcttcatCTCCGTGTCCCAGGCCATCCTGGGGGGCACGGCCCGAGCACAGGGGCTCTACGAGACCGTGAATATCGCG ATTCCGCCTGGCACCCAGGGCGATCAGAGGATCCGTCTCTCCGGGAAGGGGATCCCTCGGGTCAACAGCTATGGATACGGAGACCACTACGTCCACATCAAGATCCGGGTGCCCAA GAACCTGACGGACCGGCAGCGGGCTCTGCTCGTGAGCTTTGCGGAGGACGAGACGGATGTGGAAGGAACTGTAAATGGCATCACTAACACTGCAGCAG GGAAGCGCTACACTGGGAATTAG
- the dnaja3a gene encoding dnaJ heat shock protein family (Hsp40) member A3a isoform X1: MSPAFGLRMLAQLRACAARCFSRPCALRCLCQSWYMMMASPAVRCSSRWIFVAVSAGQRRGCSRFARAHTETLRPVPALSASQYRPGGGGGPGHVLTLRALAGVRSPSVIPAPAFHTSASASNKQDYYQVLGVSRSATQKEIKKAYYQLAKKYHPDTNKDDPQAKEKFAQLAEAYEVLSDDVKRKQYDTYGAAGFDPGQAGAGSQQYWRGGTSMDPEELFRKIFGEFSGSSFGNFNSIFEQPQEYVMELTFTQAAKGVNKEISVNIEDSCQRCDGKGNEPGTKLQHCHYCNGTGMETINTGPFVMRSTCRRCGGRGSVMTTPCVVCRGTGQTKQRRTVKVPVPAGVEDGQTVRMSVGKKEIFITFRVQKSPVFRRDGADIHSDLFISVSQAILGGTARAQGLYETVNIAIPPGTQGDQRIRLSGKGIPRVNSYGYGDHYVHIKIRVPKNLTDRQRALLVSFAEDETDVEGTVNGITNTAAGGGSRGARPDAGQDRPEEGQDKEEGFISKLKKMFSF, from the exons ATGTCCCCTGCGTTTGGACTGCGCATGCTCGCCCAGCTCCGCGCATGCGCGGCCCGTTGCTTTTCCCGGCCATGCGCTTTGCGCTGCCTCTGTCAGTCCTGGTACATGATGATGGCGTCTCCTGCGGTCCGGTGCTCCTCACGCTGGATCTTCGTGGCCGTCTCCGCCGGGCAGCGTCGGGGCTGCTCGCGGTTCGCCCGCGCCCATACGGAGACATTGCGTCCCGTTCCTGCCTTGAGTGCATCGCAGTATCGTCCCGGGGGCGGCGGAGGGCCCGGCCACGTCCTGACATTGAGAGCATTAGCAG GAGTGAGGAGCCCCAGTGTCATCCCTGCCCCCGCCTTCCACACCAGCGCCTCTGCGTCAAACAAGCAGGACTACTACCAAGTGCTGGGGGTGTCCCGGTCGGCCACGCAGAAGGAGATCAAAAAGGCTTATTACCAG CTTGCTAAGAAGTACCATCCTGACACAAACAAGGATGACCCCCAGGCCAAGGAGAAGTTTGCCCAGCTGGCGGAAGCTTATGAG GTGCTGAGTGACGACGTGAAGAGGAAGCAGTACGACACCTACGGCGCAGCCGGGTTCGACCCAGGGCAGGCGGGAGCGGGCAGCCAGCAGTACTGGCGCGGCGGGACCAGCATGGACCCCGAGGAGCTCTTCCGCAAGATCTTCGGGGAGTTCTCCGGCTCCAGCTTCGGGAACTTCAACTCCATCTTCGAGCAGCCCCAGGAG TACGTCATGGAGCTGACGTTCACCCAGGCGGCCAAGGGGGTGAACAAGGAGATCTCCGTCAACATTGAGGATTCGTGCCAGCGCTGTGACGGCAAGGGCAACGAGCCGGGCACCAAGCTGCAGCACTGCCACTACTGCAACGGCACTGGCATG GAGACGATAAACACGGGCCCCTTCGTGATGCGCTCCACCTGTCGGCGCTGCGGGGGGCGGGGCTCTGTGATGACCACGCCTTGCGTGGTGTGCCGGGGGACGGGCCAGACGAAGCAGAGGCGCACGGTGAAGGTGCCCGTGCCTGCAG GGGTGGAGGATGGCCAGACTGTCCGGATGTCCGTGGGGAAGAAAGAGATCTTCATCACTTTCCGG GTCCAGAAGAGCCCGGTGTTCCGGAGGGACGGAGCCGACatccactccgacctcttcatCTCCGTGTCCCAGGCCATCCTGGGGGGCACGGCCCGAGCACAGGGGCTCTACGAGACCGTGAATATCGCG ATTCCGCCTGGCACCCAGGGCGATCAGAGGATCCGTCTCTCCGGGAAGGGGATCCCTCGGGTCAACAGCTATGGATACGGAGACCACTACGTCCACATCAAGATCCGGGTGCCCAA GAACCTGACGGACCGGCAGCGGGCTCTGCTCGTGAGCTTTGCGGAGGACGAGACGGATGTGGAAGGAACTGTAAATGGCATCACTAACACTGCAGCAG gtgggggctccagGGGGGCACGCCCTGATGCAGGGCAGGACAGGCCTGAGGAGGGCCAAGACAAAGAGGAGGGCTTCATCTccaaactaaagaaaatgtttagCTTCTGA